The genomic window TTGTTAAGGTTTGGTGGTATAATAATATAGGCATGTACCAAAGTTTGTTATAGCTTGTTATGTGTAAGGGACAGGGCCGCTGGTCGATCCCCGGGGCCTATCATCCTCCTCTCCTCCACCAAGTAGACTTACTTTTCTATACTGCGGCACACAGGACGAAAGCCTCAGCACGCTGGGCACCATTCGTTCTGTCTGTCTGGTTCATTAATTTATCAGTTGTGTTTAAATCCTGAACTTGGGTTTTAGCAGAGATGTAGACTTGAGTTgtgtgacttggactcgagtctgactcacgtcactatttttgggacttgtgacttgacttgcaacttttgcaaaatgacttgacttagggcctacttgtgacttagacaaaatgacttggacttggacttgaaaAATTGACTTGTTACCAACGCAAGTCTGAGGTTAcctgtaaattgaaatttatggatagaatttatgaatattaataggcctacaataacatTAATGAATTATCCGCTGGCGGGCCTCGTGTCCGGCATAACCTGAACTGgagataaataaatacataaataaatagtgccctcaatcaGCGACACGGGCTCAGCGTGGGAAGTAAAAGTATGTCGGGTTGAAAACTCGGAGTCCTGTCCCAGCAACATAAAACTGGTgaatagacttgtagtgacttgtgacaagttgtgacttacttgcgacttgacttgtgatttgatgacttgtgacttgacttgacttgcaacgtttttcaaaatgacttgacgtacttgggacttggacaaaaggacttgtgacttggacttgacttgcaaaaaatgacttgttgacatctctgGGTTTTAGCATGTAGAAATTTATTGAAGATGACCATTTACTCATAAAAGAAAGACAATGGAAATTTGAGAAAAGTCAACgaagagaaagaaggaaagaaagaatgaatccATGATCTATATAGAAAGCAGGAAAGAATTCAAGAACGAAACAATATAAATTCAAgaaataggcctatttgaaaCTGTAAGACAGATCGGTAAGAATCATTTAAAATAGTAGGGCCTAGAATTTCAGACTGAGAATTCCGACAACTGTGACAGACAAAatcaagaaagaaagacaaagaactGAATGAGCCTACTAAGAATGCTATGGAAAAGTACCCCACCCCCCAATAATTTGAGCCAGTCATCATTGGCCCCCAGTTTGAGTTCCGGTCATCATTGGCCCCCACTGTTTGAGTTCCGGAGGCTAAAGAaatattgaattgaaatgaataacTTATATTGGAATTACGATAATTTTATCGGCCAAAATCTTGAGTTTCATATTTAGGTCTATAATTTgttaataattacaaaatttAAACATAGAAACATTAATATTTTTGGGCCATTTTTCACGGGTCATGTTCCCTTTTTTCCAATTCGGTCCAATACATTACTTATCGCGTCGTGTAACCGCTGTAGATGTGTAACGTTGTCATGGAGAGAGAGGGCGCACTtgtgtaaacaaacaaacagctgATTGCCGCGCCGGTAAGACAACGTGTAAACAACTGCTGTGTGTGCTGTGCTGTCCAGTATCATTCATTCGCCCATACAGAAAAGGCAAGAACATCTCCGCTCTCTCCACCAGTTTATCAAGAAAAATATCAACACGATGTCGGGTGACAACAAAAGCCAGCAAGACAATGCTCAAAAGATGCACGAAATCAACAACCAGCGAGAATCCTGGTGTACAGTAGAATTGAACAAATCGCAGGATTGGTGCAGAGCAGAAAGAAAACACAGCAAGGATAATTTCAAGAGTACAGTATTCAATAATGTCGGTGGTCAACCAGAGAGTGAACCAAGATGCACATTCCAGGTCAATGATAAAACACATAAGGAGAGAAGACATTTCAATGATAGATCATGTAAGTACACCAAAAATCTTCTTCTGAATCTTCTCCCTACAAGGTCAATGCATATATCCACAGTTTAAAACTAGAACAAAATTACATTGTTTTCATTTTACCCCAAACAATTCCCTAATAACTTAACCTTTTATACAATCCATGAATCCGCTTGTTCCAAATACAAGTTGAGTCCTGTAAATATATGGTAACCAAGTAAATTAACAAACTGGGAAAGTAAAAAAAGTTAAATGAAGATATTTTCCCCAGTAGTATTTACTAAAGGCAATATTGATCTTACTTGTTGGCATAGAACTTTCATTTTCTACTTTCCTATATTTCTTACAGATTACAGTCATCTGGCCATTTAATTAGTGATTGACGATGCCATAACCCGGAGCTTTGAAGAATCTACAGAGTTTTTACCAAAGAATACAGAATGAACTGATTGGGATGGTGACAGAATCATGGCAGGGACTTTGCTGGTTTCCTCCTGAATCTTCCTCTTGAGAACTTGGCTGGGAAGTTTGGACAAACTTTTTGAATAGCTGCAAGGGAGGaattttacatgttttgtgtAGTAAACACATGTATTTGTTGgttgttttataattttttaacaactATTTTTTATGGATTCTGCAGTGTTTGCCACTGGTGAATTTTTAAGATCATGGGGAATATTTTGTATAGCTAGTGTCGACTTCATGTAATTAATTGCACAAAATGTCATAAATAACATTGTGATAATTTGGTCTAGCAATTGTCTTCATATATTGTACactttatttaaatgtttgaaaGTTGGTATAAATTATTTAAGatgttaaaaaattttttttggaaaatttttcaTTAAAGGAACTATCAGTGAttgattcaaaaatgttttcaggaaTGGCTGTGATGTTGACTAAAATGTGGCCTTTTACATGTACTTGTTAGGTAATTGTGACCAGTCTTATCACTGACAGTGTATTTTGGCATACCTACATAATTGTATGGTATTCTTTACAAAATGtacaaatctgattttcaatgattttttatattttattatttagttaattaaatattttggacTGAAAAATCTGTTTTAAATATGAAATcttttcccacaaaatgagaggaatattacaaatttgtatttttgagatATGTCCAGATTCATAATCTCTATATCATGAACTTATAGTGCCAGGGTTGCTCCCTCAAAAGTTAGCGTGTCAATGAAGGATTCTTTTGTTCGTGAACCATACTTTTCTTCCCTTGtgaccagtgtccgaaataaggaaaatatggaggttatcccgaggataactaaagcataaattctgcttgtcctcaatacattatggttgtccccaaaatgtgtcatacttttgaaggtaaaatatagtggttgtccaggggataagtacatagctcaatatggttgtcatTCTGCTAATTTTTGTGAGAACATTGTACATCGTTCTCATGTTGAGCGGACATGCCTATTCCTGTGATTAAGGAGAaaggaatacaaaaatatttttgttcacaccgTCTAATCAAGACATGCGGCAGGCGTTACATTTTACTAGGTAATGAGAAAAGTATAAACATTCTTCTGAtactaaataatttttttatgaagaaaaatgaaAGATGAGGCTATCGATTGGAGCACATCACTTTAAGAAATCAATTGCACTACACTAAAATACTGTATTCTCAAAAATAAAGCATTAAAATTTATCTTGGTCAATCATTTCAAATTATTCAATTAGCTACTGTCCATTCAGAAACTTGTAATAAATGGGCAAAAACATAGTATTACTTTTCTCATTACCGCAGTAAAAGTTAACGCCCACGGCATGTCttgttagatggtgtgaacaaaaacctAGTGAATTTTGTTTTACCACACGAGAATGCATTGTAATATCTTATGGGAtttctgcttctcatatcaaaattgCTGgaacaatacaactcaaaattagGGAACATTGTTTTAATGCTAGACCTCAATGTAAGATATAAAACAGGACATGAAAAGATTGGACCGTCCCCCTTTAAGAGACCACCATCTGTCATCAAATACCAACTGATGAGCAAATTACCCAATAAAGGCTGATAAGTAACCAATTTCATTCTTAGGGGTGTCACAAATGTTACCAACCCTCAATTAAACCATGTTATGACATGTACTTGTACTATGCTTAGAATATTGCAAGGTTATTGACAAATGGGAGAAAGTCACAGATAAATCTGACAAGTTCTTTTCATAATGTCTTATAACAGGGTTGAAATAAAGGTTGGTAACATTGCACATTAGTAACACCCCAGATATTGAAAGAAAAACTTTTGTTATTGAAGTGTAATTTATTGTAATTGATGAAAATACATGCATATTTACATCATTCTGTTAAAATATATAAGCAAAATTGTGTGTATTTTAGGTATGTGAATCATGATGATAATGGGAGAAGTTATGAATTAATGTGAAAATTCTGTGTACCAGTGGACTGAACTACAAAAGTTTCTTACACTTTTTGTGTGCATATTATTAGTAACTAAGGATGTTTACAAAGGGCAAAGGTGCTGTTTTAAAAGGCAGTTTAAATATTCATGCTTCATCAGAAAGAATATATTTGCTTTTATCATGCAAAATCATGTACAaactgcatcaaaatgattggagCCGGGATATAACATCAAAAATGTACCCGATAATCTGAAGCCAATAAGTTGTTGCATCTGAGAGCTCTTGTATTCAAATGAAGATAGACGTATTCATAGCTTTACTCACACAACACAAGTTGAATATCTTCACTGCTCAAAATATTTGTGTGGTTCCTCTCGATCAATATCTTACTTCCTTTAAAAATGTTACTTGTGAACGGAATGTATTACCTTCATGACCTAAAATACGATAAAACTactatgattttaaatatttaaaaaaattgagctTAAACTGGTACATAACAGATGGAGtgacaatagaatacaaaaagtCATTGGATT from Amphiura filiformis chromosome 5, Afil_fr2py, whole genome shotgun sequence includes these protein-coding regions:
- the LOC140152972 gene encoding protein SPATA45 homolog — encoded protein: MSGDNKSQQDNAQKMHEINNQRESWCTVELNKSQDWCRAERKHSKDNFKSTVFNNVGGQPESEPRCTFQVNDKTHKERRHFNDRSYYSHLAI